A single genomic interval of bacterium harbors:
- a CDS encoding SRPBCC family protein → MASLIEKGIEVEAPVRVAYDQWTQFEDFPRFMEGVLSVEQLDDRRLRWTADVGAGNTREWTAEITEQLPDRRIAWRSLEGARNRGVVTFHHVAPDRCRVMLQLEYEPEGLMENVGDVLGVMSARVSGDLERFKRFIEDRGTETGGWRGTIGRPAPSPEAHAADRGAARCMTCGNTYEDAFTVTLGGRSYVFDSFECALHRLAPSCAHCGCRILGHGVSADGALFCCAHCARRSGNDEVRDSA, encoded by the coding sequence ATGGCATCGCTCATCGAGAAGGGGATCGAGGTCGAGGCGCCGGTCCGCGTCGCCTACGACCAGTGGACCCAGTTCGAGGACTTCCCGCGCTTCATGGAGGGTGTCCTCTCGGTCGAGCAGCTGGACGACCGCCGGCTGCGCTGGACTGCCGACGTCGGCGCCGGCAACACGCGCGAGTGGACGGCCGAGATCACCGAGCAGCTGCCCGATCGGCGCATCGCCTGGCGCAGCCTGGAAGGCGCCCGCAACCGCGGCGTCGTGACCTTCCACCACGTCGCGCCCGACCGCTGCCGCGTCATGCTCCAGCTCGAGTACGAGCCGGAAGGTCTCATGGAGAACGTCGGCGACGTGCTCGGCGTCATGAGCGCGCGCGTCTCGGGCGACCTCGAGCGCTTCAAGCGCTTCATCGAGGATCGCGGCACGGAGACCGGCGGCTGGCGCGGCACGATCGGTCGTCCGGCGCCGTCGCCCGAAGCCCACGCCGCCGACCGCGGCGCGGCCCGCTGCATGACCTGCGGCAACACCTACGAGGACGCCTTCACGGTGACGCTCGGCGGTCGCAGCTACGTCTTCGACAGCTTCGAGTGCGCGCTGCACCGTCTGGCGCCGTCGTGCGCCCACTGCGGCTGTCGCATCCTCGGCCACGGCGTCAGCGCAGACGGCGCGCTCTTCTGCTGCGCGCACTGCGCGCGCCGATCGGGCAACGACGAGGTCCGCGACAGCGCGTGA
- a CDS encoding arylsulfatase, with protein sequence MKRTLLAMLGAVAGALTLVQAHAQQITGTPGSPGATTTITGKQLPPPDPRFGGVIEDDALESTPWWAPRVVPPKGAPNILLIITDDAGFGVPSTFGGVIPTPTMDRLAQEGLRYNRTFSTALCSPTRAALLTGRNHHSAGFGVISEQSTGFPGYNSVIERDKATIGRILRDNGYSTAWFGKDHNVPAFQASQAGPFDKWPNGMGFEYFYGFIGGDSNQWQPNLYRNTTQIFPFEGQPPGTWNLVTAMADDAIDYVDRMHQIQPGKPIFIKYAPGATHAPHHPTREWVDKISAMKLFDEGYEKVRERIFENQKRLGVIPRDTKLAPWPKDVLKPWDQLSADEKKLFIRQVEVFAAFAAYNDYEIGRVIAAFEDIGRLDDTLVIYINGDNGTSAEGGPLGTSNEVAFFNGINMVPAEEQLEFYDVWGTDQTYPHMSAGWAWAFDTPFSWFKQNASQLGGVNQNMVVAWPARIKDKGGLREQFVHVIDVLPTILEATGISAPDTVDGIAQKPIEGTSFAYTFDAANAAAPSRHRTQYFEMMGQWALYHDGWFLSTKVNRAPWEAFGPANPDPLNNQVLELFDLSRDFSQSENVAATHPEKVRELERMFVAEANKYQVFPMDASVASRIVAPRPNITAGRTEFVYTRPMVGLPQGDSPLLLNTSYTITAEIEVPEGGAEGMILTSGGRFAGYGFYLLRGTPVFLWNLAGLARIKWQAPDALPPGRHTVEFDFEYDGLGVGTLAFNDFSGVGRPGTGTLKVNGKVVDTKPMTSTLPTTLQWDESFDIGSDLLTGVNDADYEPPFPLTAKLETLTVKIDRPQLSAADRARLEEAMEKAADRR encoded by the coding sequence ATGAAGCGGACACTGCTCGCGATGCTCGGAGCGGTGGCGGGCGCGCTGACCCTGGTTCAAGCGCATGCCCAGCAGATCACGGGCACGCCGGGCTCGCCCGGCGCCACGACCACCATAACGGGCAAACAGCTTCCGCCGCCCGACCCGAGGTTCGGCGGCGTGATCGAGGACGACGCTCTCGAGTCGACGCCATGGTGGGCGCCGCGTGTCGTGCCGCCCAAGGGCGCGCCCAACATCCTCCTGATCATCACCGACGACGCCGGCTTCGGCGTGCCGAGCACCTTCGGCGGCGTGATCCCCACGCCGACGATGGACCGCCTCGCCCAGGAAGGACTGCGCTACAACCGGACGTTCTCGACCGCGCTGTGCTCGCCGACGCGGGCTGCCCTGCTCACCGGCCGCAACCACCACTCGGCCGGCTTCGGCGTCATCTCCGAACAGTCCACGGGCTTCCCCGGCTACAACAGCGTCATCGAACGCGACAAGGCCACGATCGGACGCATCCTGAGGGACAACGGCTACAGCACCGCCTGGTTCGGCAAGGATCACAATGTTCCGGCCTTCCAGGCGAGCCAGGCGGGTCCGTTCGACAAGTGGCCGAACGGCATGGGCTTCGAATACTTCTACGGCTTCATCGGCGGCGACTCGAACCAATGGCAGCCGAACCTGTACCGCAACACGACGCAGATCTTCCCGTTCGAGGGCCAGCCGCCTGGCACGTGGAACCTCGTGACCGCGATGGCCGACGACGCCATCGACTACGTCGATCGCATGCACCAGATCCAGCCGGGCAAGCCGATCTTCATCAAGTACGCTCCCGGCGCGACGCACGCGCCCCACCACCCGACCCGGGAGTGGGTGGACAAGATCAGCGCGATGAAGCTGTTCGACGAGGGCTACGAGAAGGTGCGGGAGCGCATCTTCGAGAACCAGAAGCGGCTCGGCGTCATCCCGAGGGACACCAAGCTGGCACCCTGGCCCAAGGACGTGCTGAAGCCCTGGGACCAGCTCAGCGCAGACGAAAAGAAGCTCTTCATCCGACAGGTCGAGGTGTTCGCCGCCTTCGCCGCCTACAACGACTATGAGATCGGCCGTGTGATCGCGGCGTTCGAGGACATCGGCCGGCTCGACGACACGCTCGTCATCTACATCAACGGCGACAACGGGACGAGCGCCGAAGGCGGGCCGCTCGGCACGTCGAACGAGGTCGCGTTCTTCAACGGCATCAACATGGTGCCCGCGGAAGAGCAACTCGAGTTCTACGACGTGTGGGGCACCGATCAGACCTACCCCCACATGTCGGCCGGCTGGGCCTGGGCCTTCGACACGCCGTTCTCCTGGTTCAAGCAGAACGCGTCTCAGCTCGGCGGCGTCAACCAGAACATGGTCGTGGCGTGGCCGGCACGCATCAAGGACAAGGGCGGCCTGCGCGAGCAGTTCGTGCACGTGATCGACGTGCTACCGACGATCCTCGAGGCCACCGGCATCAGCGCGCCCGACACGGTCGACGGCATCGCGCAGAAGCCGATCGAGGGCACGAGCTTCGCCTACACCTTCGATGCGGCGAACGCCGCGGCGCCGTCGCGGCACCGGACGCAATACTTCGAGATGATGGGCCAGTGGGCGCTCTACCACGACGGCTGGTTTCTCAGCACGAAGGTGAACCGCGCGCCGTGGGAAGCCTTCGGACCGGCCAACCCCGATCCCCTGAACAACCAGGTGCTCGAGCTCTTCGATCTGAGCCGGGACTTCAGCCAGAGCGAGAACGTCGCAGCGACGCATCCGGAGAAGGTCAGGGAGCTCGAGAGGATGTTCGTCGCCGAGGCGAACAAGTACCAGGTGTTTCCGATGGATGCTTCGGTGGCGTCCCGTATCGTCGCGCCGCGCCCGAACATCACGGCCGGACGCACGGAGTTCGTCTACACCCGTCCGATGGTCGGTCTGCCGCAAGGCGACTCGCCCCTGCTGCTCAACACCTCCTACACGATCACGGCCGAGATCGAAGTGCCGGAGGGCGGCGCCGAGGGCATGATTCTCACCTCCGGCGGGCGCTTCGCCGGCTACGGCTTCTATCTGCTGCGGGGCACGCCGGTGTTCCTGTGGAATCTCGCCGGTCTCGCGCGGATCAAGTGGCAAGCTCCCGACGCCCTGCCTCCCGGGCGCCACACCGTCGAGTTCGACTTCGAGTACGACGGGCTCGGCGTCGGCACCCTTGCCTTCAACGACTTCAGCGGCGTCGGTCGCCCCGGCACCGGGACCCTCAAGGTGAACGGCAAGGTGGTCGACACGAAGCCCATGACGAGCACGCTGCCAACGACCCTGCAGTGGGACGAGAGCTTCGACATCGGCTCCGACTTGCTGACCGGCGTGAACGACGCCGACTACGAGCCGCCGTTCCCGCTCACCGCCAAGCTCGAAACGCTGACGGTCAAGATCGACCGGCCGCAGCTTTCAGCAGCGGACCGGGCGCGCCTGGAGGAGGCCATGGAGAAGGCCGCCGACAGGCGATAG
- a CDS encoding thioredoxin domain-containing protein, whose product MRTRILVAVSATLLAVTAARAADETVATVGTVTITREQLEKAVKPQLIEVENQRFEILSDGLDELIAEQLFTLEAKSKDISSEQLVQTEINAKVPEPSDAEVQKVYDDNKAQLGGQTLDAVKPRIVEFLKQQKAEERHAAYVEELKGKYKTTVALKAPKVEVSTAGRPARGPESAPVTIIEFSDYECPFCKRAEVVVQEVVKAYPDKVKLVYRHFPLDFHEQAKPAAEASACAGAQGKFWEFHDKLFAGPSLSPERYKAIAAEVGLDQAKFDQCVQKNEFKAQIEQDMADASAVGVTGTPAFFINGRMISGAQPFEKFKEIIDEELAASAAPKS is encoded by the coding sequence ATGCGAACGCGAATCCTCGTCGCCGTCTCGGCGACCCTCCTCGCCGTTACGGCGGCCAGGGCCGCGGACGAGACGGTTGCCACCGTCGGCACCGTCACCATCACGCGCGAGCAGCTGGAGAAGGCGGTGAAGCCGCAGCTGATCGAGGTCGAGAACCAGCGCTTCGAGATCCTGAGCGACGGTCTCGACGAGCTGATCGCCGAGCAGCTGTTCACGCTCGAGGCGAAGAGCAAGGACATCTCCAGCGAGCAGCTCGTGCAGACGGAGATCAACGCCAAGGTGCCCGAGCCGTCGGACGCCGAGGTGCAGAAGGTGTACGACGACAACAAGGCCCAGCTCGGCGGCCAGACGCTCGACGCCGTGAAGCCGCGCATCGTCGAGTTCCTGAAGCAGCAGAAGGCCGAGGAGCGGCACGCGGCCTACGTCGAGGAGCTGAAGGGCAAGTACAAGACGACCGTCGCCCTGAAGGCGCCGAAGGTCGAGGTATCGACGGCGGGGCGGCCGGCCCGCGGGCCCGAGAGCGCGCCGGTGACGATCATCGAGTTCTCGGACTACGAGTGCCCGTTCTGCAAGCGTGCCGAGGTCGTGGTGCAGGAGGTCGTGAAGGCCTACCCCGACAAGGTGAAGCTCGTGTACCGCCACTTCCCGCTCGACTTCCACGAGCAGGCGAAGCCTGCCGCCGAGGCGTCCGCCTGCGCCGGCGCGCAGGGCAAGTTCTGGGAGTTCCACGACAAGCTCTTCGCGGGCCCGTCGCTGTCGCCCGAGCGCTACAAGGCGATCGCGGCCGAGGTCGGCCTCGACCAGGCGAAGTTCGACCAGTGCGTGCAGAAGAACGAGTTCAAGGCCCAGATCGAGCAGGACATGGCCGACGCGTCCGCGGTCGGCGTCACCGGCACGCCGGCGTTCTTCATCAACGGCCGCATGATCTCCGGCGCCCAGCCGTTCGAGAAGTTCAAGGAGATCATCGACGAGGAGCTGGCGGCCTCGGCCGCGCCCAAGTCCTGA
- a CDS encoding DUF1254 domain-containing protein: MTPYLRRTAALAALLLSVLVAPRSAEAQFDGLRGLARELEARETAIDAYVYGYPLVTMEMTRRVMTNVAAPEGSRAPMGQLLRMRSYPNAEFRDVTAPNADTLYTTSWIDVSKEPWILSIPDMAGRYYLFPMLDGWTDIFQVPGKRTTGTGAQTYAITGPGWTGTLPAGVKQYASPTGLVWLLGRIYCTGTQEDYAAVHAIQDAVTLVPLSAWGKPYTPPAGTVDPAIDMKTAVRDQVNALGGVAYFTLLAQLLKTNPPADADAPMVVKLAAIGLVPGQDFDASKLDPEVVKGIDAAPKPAQDAIMRWLKEGLLTGDMTMQDGWLFTTKTGIYGTAYRQRALVTAIGLGANRPQDAVYPMSQGPDILQTYDGKKKYVMHFEKGKLPPVEGFWSLTMYDAAYFFVANPLNRYTLSQRDALKTNPDGSVDLYIQHESPGADKESNWLPAPAGEFVLMLRMYWPQEKKPSILDGSWRIPRVHEAR; encoded by the coding sequence ATGACTCCCTACCTGCGAAGAACGGCGGCGCTCGCCGCCCTCCTCCTCTCGGTGCTCGTCGCGCCGCGCTCCGCCGAGGCCCAGTTCGACGGGCTGCGCGGGCTCGCCCGCGAGCTCGAGGCCCGCGAGACGGCGATCGACGCCTACGTCTACGGCTACCCGCTCGTCACCATGGAGATGACGCGGCGGGTGATGACGAACGTCGCCGCCCCCGAGGGCTCGCGCGCGCCGATGGGCCAGCTGTTGCGCATGCGCTCGTACCCGAACGCCGAGTTTCGCGACGTCACCGCGCCGAACGCCGACACGCTCTACACCACGAGCTGGATCGACGTCTCGAAGGAGCCGTGGATCCTCAGCATTCCGGACATGGCGGGACGCTACTATCTCTTCCCCATGCTCGACGGCTGGACCGACATCTTTCAGGTCCCCGGCAAGCGCACGACCGGAACGGGCGCGCAGACCTACGCGATCACGGGTCCGGGGTGGACGGGCACGCTGCCCGCGGGCGTGAAGCAGTACGCATCGCCGACCGGCCTCGTCTGGCTCCTCGGCCGCATCTACTGCACCGGCACACAGGAGGACTATGCCGCGGTCCACGCCATCCAGGACGCGGTGACGCTCGTGCCGCTCAGCGCATGGGGCAAGCCCTACACGCCGCCCGCGGGCACCGTGGATCCGGCGATCGACATGAAGACGGCGGTGCGCGACCAGGTGAACGCGCTCGGCGGCGTCGCCTACTTCACGCTCCTCGCGCAGCTCCTGAAGACGAACCCGCCGGCCGACGCCGACGCGCCGATGGTCGTGAAGTTGGCGGCGATCGGCCTCGTGCCGGGCCAGGACTTCGACGCCTCGAAGCTCGACCCCGAGGTCGTGAAGGGCATCGACGCCGCCCCCAAGCCCGCGCAGGACGCGATCATGCGCTGGTTGAAGGAAGGCCTCCTCACCGGCGACATGACGATGCAGGACGGCTGGCTCTTCACCACCAAGACCGGGATCTACGGCACCGCCTACCGCCAGCGTGCGCTCGTCACCGCCATCGGCCTCGGCGCCAACCGCCCGCAGGACGCGGTCTACCCGATGTCGCAGGGCCCGGACATCCTCCAGACCTACGACGGCAAGAAGAAGTACGTCATGCACTTCGAGAAGGGAAAGCTGCCCCCCGTCGAAGGCTTCTGGTCGCTGACGATGTACGACGCCGCCTACTTCTTCGTCGCCAACCCGCTGAACCGCTACACCCTGAGCCAGCGCGACGCGCTGAAGACGAACCCCGACGGCTCGGTCGACCTGTACATCCAGCACGAGTCGCCGGGCGCCGACAAGGAGAGCAACTGGCTGCCCGCGCCGGCGGGCGAGTTCGTGCTGATGCTGCGCATGTACTGGCCGCAGGAGAAGAAGCCGTCGATCCTCGACGGCTCGTGGCGCATCCCGCGCGTCCACGAGGCACGCTGA